In one window of Henckelia pumila isolate YLH828 chromosome 1, ASM3356847v2, whole genome shotgun sequence DNA:
- the LOC140890189 gene encoding protein JINGUBANG, producing the protein MVRFLPFPLPLQSAAQESDEFQSNLHSDNSSSTSSLASQSSLQSVPSLTINTLSASAAACHQCLATLKGHSSYVFSLTLAGKYLYSADSNGEIRVWDRIINHPSSSYNNINGYTVAQGCGAVKFMVVLGHDQKLFTAHQDNKIRVWKAVDNSFPTQKYKINATLPTMNDRCTRLFSARNYVKVRKNKKCTWVHHIDAVSALCLSKDGSLLYSVSWDRTLKLWRTSDFRCLESVQNAHDDAINAVVSSADGHIYTGSADKKIKVWKKNDGDRKHSLVSTLEKHKSAVNALALSTDGSVLYSGACDRSIVVWEKDGGAAHMVVAGALRGHTKAILCLTVAAELLCSGSADGTVRVWRRGTGKSYGCLGVLEGHKSPIKCLTAALDDNRSNENGESYLVYSGSLDFDVKSWQIWVPFS; encoded by the coding sequence ATGGTCCGATTTCTTCCATTCCCTTTGCCTCTTCAATCTGCTGCCCAAGAATCTGATGAATTCCAATCCAATCTCCACTCAGATAATTCATCTTCAACCTCATCCCTTGCTTCACAATCAAGTTTACAGTCTGTTCCTTCCCTAACTATTAATACCTTATCCGCATCCGCCGCCGCGTGCCACCAGTGCTTGGCCACACTCAAAGGCCACTCCTCCTACGTATTTTCTCTCACCCTCGCCGGGAAATATCTGTACAGTGCCGATTCCAATGGCGAAATCCGTGTATGGGACAGGATTATTAACCACCCTTCTTCTTCCTACAATAATATTAATGGATACACGGTTGCCCAAGGCTGTGGCGCGGTGAAGTTTATGGTGGTTTTAGGACATGATCAGAAGCTCTTCACAGCTCACCAAGATAACAAGATTCGTGTCTGGAAAGCAGTCGATAACTCTTTTCCGACACAGAAATACAAAATTAACGCAACTTTGCCCACCATGAACGACAGATGCACCAGACTTTTCTCCGCAAGAAACTACGTCAAAGTCCGCAAGAACAAGAAATGCACGTGGGTTCACCATATCGACGCCGTTTCGGCTCTGTGTTTATCAAAAGACGGATCTTTGCTGTACTCTGTTTCATGGGACAGGACCCTTAAACTGTGGAGGACTTCCGACTTCAGGTGCTTGGAATCCGTGCAGAACGCCCACGACGACGCCATAAACGCCGTCGTATCGTCCGCCGACGGCCATATATACACAGGCTCGGCGGACAAGAAGATCAAAGTGTGGAAGAAGAACGACGGAGACCGAAAACATTCGCTGGTTTCCACTTTGGAGAAGCACAAATCTGCCGTGAACGCCTTGGCTTTAAGCACCGACGGGTCGGTGTTATACTCCGGCGCCTGCGACAGGTCGATAGTGGTTTGGGAAAAGGACGGCGGCGCGGCCCACATGGTGGTGGCGGGAGCGCTGAGGGGACATACGAAGGCTATTTTATGCTTGACTGTGGCGGCGGAGTTGCTTTGCAGCGGATCAGCCGACGGGACGGTGAGAGTTTGGAGAAGAGGGACGGGGAAGAGTTACGGTTGTTTGGGTGTGCTTGAAGGGCATAAAAGTCCAATAAAATGTTTGACTGCAGCTTTGGATGATAATAGGAGCAATGAAAATGGTGAATCTTATCTGGTTTACAGTGGGAGTTTGGATTTTGATGTGAAATCTTGGCAAATTTGGGTGCCTTTCTCTTAG